The nucleotide sequence atatgaatgatgtttaagttttccacgatgaaaaacagattttcctacagatccttttcctgcagtaatctttgaaggtTTTAGGAAGAAGATagggccccacagcaacaactccacctggtgaGATGATCATGATGTGGATAGCACTAAAATAAGTCTGATTTtctgggtaccagctgctgaaatggtgccTTCTCATGACCTTCTAGCCAGAACTCTGTAACATGAGTgtgctggcttgttggggtttctgtcctgcccaatacCCCACAGCTGACAAGTCCtaaggaaaatcacacagagacctctgtaagttataaaactgattggcccattagctcaggcttcttgttaactcttgtagcttatattaacccattgttcttatctacattagccacatggctcggtacctttctcagctgggtagattacatcttgcttcttctgtggtctgggcagaactgggaggaatgggcttccccCTGCCCATAATTCTCCTTTTCTtatcaccccgcctctacttcctgtctacctgcctatatttcctgcctggccaatcaatgtttatttaaaacatgattgacagaatatagacaattctcctgcaccagaactccaaataagaactttgaaaagACAACTGTTGAATGCTGggaaattgtttgcaactatactagacagtaattttgaaacttaactaTCACATTATCTTTCAggatcttttaaaaagaacattgcaCCCATGACAGAAGGAACCAGTTCTAGAGGATGACACTCACTATCCCCCCCAAAATTTTTGTCCATAGGGTTGGTAACACTGTTTAGGGGTTTTTGGTTATTACTTGTACTAGACGGAGGATTGgggtgaaaactatgtttgtttaaaaatagtgggtaataaagtgaatacttgtgagctattacttatggataatttacattggtatagttttatATACAAgtataatttatatttgttatttctgtattCATTATTTGTACAGCTATGCAAggttattctgtcagattgtatatatgcatgtttctacctctgtttaggacattttgcatattgatacaacttttaggatatattttcatattgcattttatattactcctacctctgatcaagaaaCTCATATATtacttacattttgaggtcattgtcctcagtTGTTGCACATTTGTAAAAAGATTATTAATATTCTTACATGAAGTTTTAGtgtttaagttatacaggtattaaatatattaggtcaatagttgttcacatttgttgtacatacagtcagatcaattaggttctttagatacatagagatttattctgtcttcaaccacttcaaggatctttagaacatggcatttaaataacttaggattctgttgacatgagacatgattgctcatGACAGGCCTAATCTATTCCCGAGAgtatgttgaacaccaaagacactccacttggagattgttttcttcttggtacaattggcctttgggcaaggaacaaAGTACAAAGCATCCAGAAATGGAGAAGCAGGGCACAAGGAAAAAGAcagtcaaatcttgccaagagaGGGTAAGATGGTTATGAAAAATTCTCTGCTtctgaaaatagtctgtcagttaTGGTACactttagccaaagttggttgcttcaatgttgcaaaatgagattttgggtgactCCTCAGGTAGCTAATTATCTCCATCATAAATTTCTCATTTTGGAAGCAGCTGATAGTACTTCCTCcttgctcaagtaatattatctctttTCTtaggtcttcaatggggttgaagattagatagtcatcgTTATTGTACTTTTATGATCTAGCAAAACCATTTTCCATACAAGgcttagactccataggatagaatgtttattaaaacatttagcatacatttcttgcttaatattgtttatactgcttgtaattctaattatacttggtATCTATTCCTAGTATATATACTTTGGTATTgagtttggaactctcttattttaaaaaaagggagaagTACTGTAGGAACACATTCAGCtttttcagccaatagccttatactgtaaaagcagtTGTAATGTGTGCCTGCTCTCTTGTTTCCAGGTcccacttccagctgctagactctgttctgTTCATGCAAAGGACTGTTgactaggacagtgatctgtaggTTTTCCCCTTAAGTAAAAgtccttttattattcataattctgaactggtgtgggattgttttgtgacttctaTCATCAGTAGTTCAAGACATTCCACAGGATAAGAACATTAGAATGAGGCCTTGAGAACAATCTTATGATATTTTGTTGAagagtgtggctgctttttgctgtTGTCTAAAAAATATGCATGagactaaattgaagagtttgGGAGAATTATGTTGGCAGAAATTTCAAAATAGCCTTGTATTGACTCTGTCATGTGACTATCAGTGTTCACTTATTTGAAGacctaaaataaaaaggagaaagctgcgaaaaaaattacaaaatatgtaATTTGAGAATAAAAGGTATACAAGGTAGTGAAATGGAGAATAATACTGTGTTCAATGTGATAAACAGTTTAAAGAAAAGCGTGACGCTAGATACTCAGAGAAGATCCTGTGCAATTAAGTTTtcagtttgaaaatgaattttttaaaaaattaggacttggtgtggtagtgcatgcacttttaatcccaggactctgaaggcagagatgtGGAAaactgtaagttcaaggctagccagacTGTAAAGCACTCCAGGATAGTAAAACTGAGGCAGTGAAAGGAATCATTGAAAATGGAAAGCTTCTGGAGAAAGAAGTCTGCTTATTAAAAAAGATAACCAGAGAAAATCAACAGGGCTGCACTTCAGATGATATGCCAGTTAGAGGACATatgaaaaggcaaagcagcctgaGGTCTAGAGGGAAAATCTGCCAAAGAAGAAGAGATggaatgttaaaaatgaaaatcttgaTGAAATAAAAGACCAGTGGAAGACTTCATCAAAGACCAGggttacataaaataataatctaaTAACCAAGCAAAAAAACCTGCATATGGCCATGCtagctgtaatcctagctctaTAGAGATGAGGAGATGGAGACTTTAGGAACCCTGGGGATTCCTGGCCAGACTTAGAAAGAAACCTTGTTTGAAAGAGTTAAGGAATGTGTCCTCATAATTTCTACTTGCACATGCTCTTAactcacacttacacacaccTCAAACTAGGTCACCAGAAGCtgaatacacaaataaaatctgATTAAGAGTATTTATTTCGTTAATAATTAAGTTAGAATGAAGTTAGAATAGAAAAAATGATAACAAGCCAGGTGGtcgtgttgcatgcctttaattagGACATGAagcagactgaggcaggtggatctctatgagtttgaagtaAGCCTAGTCTCCATTAGAGAGTTgaaagacagccaggactgtcacagAGATAAGCATTGCTGTCTCACAGAACCAAAAATGGTAATATATTCAAGGTGGGAATCAGACTTCATATAAAGattaaaagtatttaaatatataaagaaattcaagaaaGAGGCCATTTAAgagtaaatgttcttttaaaaatataatacaagaAAGAGAAATGGTGGCTACATCCCTGGAGGTGGATACTCaagatttaaagattaaaaaatcatgtcataaatgctttaaaatgtcCAGTCCATGAAACTCTCCCGAAACCAAGATAATGAGTATGTAGACTAAGTGGCATGGAGAATAACAAGGAGCCAAAACCATTTCTTGTAgataaaataatatatgtgttAGAGGAAGGATGAGTGGGATATTCACTAAAATGTTAACTTATATTCAtagcattaattaattaatcgtGGTATATTTTTATAGATGTACATTTATCTCTTCCTCATGGTGAATTTAATACAAGAACACATAACATGTaataaatttacttaaaattttgtttctcaACACATAAATGTTGCCAAAGAAAACAACGTCAGAGATGTTTATAAAAATGGATTTATAGAATGGGGTCAGGTTCACTGTAGCTTGTGAGAGAAAAAATTGTGATTCCAGTTGACAGTACTAGGATTTGTTGTCTAATCTAGAAATccaaatttcttttcaaatttgtttATTACCAAGtgatctttattgtttttttgtccAAAACAATTTTCATGTAAGCAATATGAATGCGGCACAAGAAATCAAATATCTGAACATGAACGATGATTTAACATTTAAAGCCAACTTTATGGGTAGTTACTAGATTTAATCTCAGTATCTCAATTCTCTTACCTTTAATTAATGTGTTTGGTTTAAGAGTATTTTGGGATTCAACCTTTCCACCTGGAGTCTCTGCAGAAATAACTATTGTCAATGCCAAGGAACTCCCTTTAGAATTGCCACTGACCTATGAGTAGAGAGTGTCCTGTATTCTTATAAATTATTCCTCATTGCTTTAAGGCTTCTGGAACCATTAGGTGACTCTATTGGCCTATATAGCATGATGGATATGGACCTTTGAGTATGTGAATGGGTTTCAAATTCCTTTCTAAAGATGGAGAAGCAAATGTAAAAtgtttctgcatttatttttattttttatccacTTTTGTTTAGTTTGTCTCTGAATTGAAAACCTACTAAAAAGATAGAATGAAGAACTAGATCGGTTATTCTGTCCATTCTGAGCTCAAAAGCCCCATAGTCATGTCAGCAAATACACAGGTATGTTATCCATAGTCTGAATGATAATTCTAGGATGAGTAGTAAAATTCTTAAGATTTGGTTAAATGTTCAGTACTAGAGAAGGAAAGATGAGTTTTTACATAATAAGTTctgatataatattttaaaataaactttcattttctacatttatgtacaaatatacatatttgaTTTGCCCAGTGTATACTACTAAAAGTAATAAGTTATAGTGCTACAAGCATTTTCCCAAAAGAGTATAATTTGAGAAATATAAtagtattatatatttaaattataaatggcagtatattttatccatttatttgtAAGCCATTGGTCATGCAACACCAGAAAACCTTTTCATGTTATGAGAGTGAAACAGAAAACAGTTTAAATTTAGTATAGAAAACAtctaaaatcaagaaaatggtaattatatttttttaagaaatactaTTTAAATAATACTTTAGTCTGTTCCTTCAAAAATATCCATACAATATCTAGTAAAGTCAGAGTATTGTGGCAATttctaggagaaaaaatattttaacagtaaAATACATACATGCTGTTCTTGGATTTGAATGTTTCAGTAATGCCTGACAAACTAAAATCTAATAAGTTTTGGTAGTTACTGAATTCTATCaaatgaatagaaaagaaaagaattaaaagtttaaacattattataaatgtataatatttattgaattcaataaaaggaaaacattgctTTATCTTGACAATATTGGAATACACAGCAGGAATTTGACATTTACATATCTGTATCCACACTGTGAGCAGACACCTTGACACTAGGACTCATAATAAAGAACATATGCAAAACATTGGAAACTACACAAACATAAGAGAATAGAGGGATATTAAAGAGTAGGTGTAATTCTTTGGAAATTTATCAATCAAGAGAGAGTGATATCCTGAATACATTGAACTCAatagagaaataattttaagatcaAAATATAATATTTCACAATCTTAGCCAAACCTCAAAGTCTAATGAGACTTCATTCAAAATTTCACACAAAAATCCAAGCTGGAAAAGATacctaagacagaaaaaaaatttcaaactttAATTCTATGAAAAGTTATCAATTAGTCACTAAATTCTTTACTGGGAAACTTATTTTTCAAGAACATATTGACCCTATAGATATTTTTTGAAAAGCACAGAACAGATTctttaaataaggaaaaattgATAGACACATATGTTGGCCATgaatttatacaaataaatagaataatcCATGTCAGGTATCTACGATTATATTCATACTTACaatctatgtgtgatttattcTCATATGACATAAAATACCATGATGTATTTTAGGGGATTGCTAAGGTAAATTGAAAAAGTCCTTACTTGCTCACTGTAACAAGAGAGGGAGACTTAGACCTATTCTGCTCATAATAGCAATCAAATGTCTTAACAATTTTTGTCTCaacagagaaatgagaatggATATTACAAATCACTCTTCAACAATGGGTTTCATCCTGGTGGGATTCTCAGATTATCCAGACCTGAAGACCCTCCTGTTCCTGGTGTTCTTTGTCATCTACCTGGTCACCATGGTTGGGAATCTCGGACTGGTGGTCTTGATCTACATGGAACAACGTcttcacacacccatgtacatcTTTCTGAGCAACCTGGCTCTCATGGATTCCTGCTGCTCCTGTGCCATCACTCCCAAGATGCTAGAAAACTTCTTTTCTGTGGACAGAAGGATTTCTTTCTATGAATGCATGGCACAGTCctattttctctgttttgctgAAACTGCAGACTGCTTTCTTCTGTCAgcaatggcctatgaccgctatgtggccatatGCAACCCTCTGCAGTATCACACCATGATGTCCAAGAAGCTCTCCATTCAGATGAGTGTAGGCACCTTCATTGCCAGTAACCTGCATTCCATGATTCTTGTAGGTTGTCTCTTAAGGTTAACTTTCTGTAAATCTATTCGCATTGATcacttcttctgtgatgttcttcCACTGTATAAGCTCTCCTGTACAGACACTTTTATTAATGAActaatgatatatattttttcgATGCCAATTCAAGTCTTTACCATTACCACAGTCTTGGTCTCTTATTTCTGCATTCTTTTcactattttcaaaatgaaatccagggatgggagaaaaaaagcattttctaCTTGTgcatcccattttctttctgtgtcaatATTCTACATATGTATTATCATGGATAGTCGACCTTTGGAAGAAGGGAATAAAGATCTATCAGTAGCtgtattttatacaataataattCCTTTGATAAACCCTTTTATTTACAGTCTGAGGAATAAGGGAGTAGTAACTGCtattaaaaaatttataaatactTATAGCACTTTTAAGAAATCTTCAAGCTCTACATCTCACTAGATATaactcattaaaattattttataaatgtgaaatataaaaataaaaatatatacatgaagTTTAGTCCTTAAATAAGTAGACTTATTTACTAAGCAAAATACTGAtgaaattcaaaaataatttgtCAATTATTTATGTGAATTATGTAGCTAAAATAAGTCAATGTAAATTTAATAACTGTCATATCTTCACTCATTACATCCATGGGATTTTCCCATAGAATTGCTTCAGTAAATTAATACCAcatcataattaaatataaatattttaagagtatCTTGAATTAACATTGTGTAGTTAATTGAAAAATGTTGTGTGACCTTTCCATTCttcttattttatgtctttttaaatttctaggCAAAAACTTGGTGATCGTCATTCAGAAAgtgttccttttcttcctctctcccttcagtcatttctttctttgccttggGATATTTTATAATTCTATTACCTCAAAAATGAATGCTTTGAGGTACAAAACAAATAtaactaaaacagaaaaacaatgccatataaatatatttactagTTTTTGAATGTATCATTtgatacaaataatataaaattattagtaTTTTGAATATCAATAACTTAAATTTATAGATTTTAGCATATTTTTCAGATTAAATAAGTTTTAATGATTATTCTTTGAGTAGAATAAATTCAATCTAGAAATTTTGATTTGAAAGTTTTATGTAATCTCAGTGTTTACTTTTCTAGAGATATGTGGAATTTTTTGTAATATGCAAATCCTCAAAATGGAATTAGACATTTTTCCAAAGAGGACtccattttctgtatttctactgagaaataaaacaaagcatataCAAATTCTACATGAAATCTCCTTTTTACTTAAATGATCATGTGATTAGAGAGCTTATGTCTTGAtgttcttttaaacatttaaatatcacCAACCACTTTATGATTGTATTTAAATCTTGCTCCCACACATCATCACCCCCCAAAATGAAACTAATACCTTGCATCACTTTTTGACAAAGAACCTGTGGATTGACATGATCACATGCACTAAGAGTGCGCCCATTTTTCTAAAAATGGACCTAGTATCAAACTGAGTCCTAATGACTTTTTTTAACCCATAGATAAATGCATCTCTCAACTCTCATCAGAGATGCTTTCATTTGCAATGGATGGTGATTAATACTGGTATATACACATACCAAAGAACAGAGAACAAGAAGCTTTAGAATATTCAGTCCTAACCAAAACATCTATATTGTTCACCCTCCTCCCAAGGCTTGGATCATTATAAGAGAAGTGGTGGAATGACTGGAAGAACAAGATGCAGTGGGTGAATACAAGGAAAGAGAGTCCTTCAGGGACAATAGAGAAGCTGCTTATATGCCTATGttacagagactgtgacagaATGTCACATATgaaattttacatacaaatcccaggTCCCACTCCCTAccttcctcccattctctttggataccTTGCTCTCACAATAGTTTTATGGGATGTGGAGATGGTGATAGCTAATCCCAGACAGGATTCTAGCATGGAGAAGTGAGGTGGACTCATCTAGCTGAGCAACTATGGTGATTTATGGCTGCTGaggaagggagagtcagtttttctTAAGAATGCTGCATCCTATACATGAACCAAACTCCTTTGAAGGGCTACAAATATCAACACAAATAATTTGTACTTGAAGGGTGAATGAAAAAAGGACACATATTGAATGAATCAATAATACTTCAGAGCAAGTCTCATGATCAGGAGTACTTGGCCAAAACAAATTAAACTCCATGGGCTATTTTTTTAGTGTTCTCTTTTATTTccattctcttctttatttttttctgttttattttggcatttcctttttcctatgttagtatattttttgttttatttttttgcactttttggttttaatttggataggtggtttttttttttctaggttgttgtttcttcttttgtcttctagTCTCTGTGGCCTGTGGTTGAACAAGGGCTTTCTGTTCAAGTTGGGGGCTAGACTTCTAGCTACTGGCATGACAACTTTTAGAGCTGGAATTCTCTGCCTGAGTTAGGTGTTGAGACTCAAtgatgaagaaaggaagagggattGGGACAGTGTTGGGGGCACAAGGGGAAGTCTACTTGGCCACATGCCTGAAGTTCTGGCATCCAGTATGGCCTATGGCTCAGTACAGAATATTTGCCTAAATTGGGATCTGGAGAACAAGgtgaagaaagagggaagagaaattaTGAATAGCATAAGATGTGGGAAACAAAAGGTT is from Microtus pennsylvanicus isolate mMicPen1 chromosome 1, mMicPen1.hap1, whole genome shotgun sequence and encodes:
- the LOC142839042 gene encoding olfactory receptor 5K16-like; translated protein: MRMDITNHSSTMGFILVGFSDYPDLKTLLFLVFFVIYLVTMVGNLGLVVLIYMEQRLHTPMYIFLSNLALMDSCCSCAITPKMLENFFSVDRRISFYECMAQSYFLCFAETADCFLLSAMAYDRYVAICNPLQYHTMMSKKLSIQMSVGTFIASNLHSMILVGCLLRLTFCKSIRIDHFFCDVLPLYKLSCTDTFINELMIYIFSMPIQVFTITTVLVSYFCILFTIFKMKSRDGRKKAFSTCASHFLSVSIFYICIIMDSRPLEEGNKDLSVAVFYTIIIPLINPFIYSLRNKGVVTAIKKFINTYSTFKKSSSSTSH